Proteins from one Emys orbicularis isolate rEmyOrb1 chromosome 2, rEmyOrb1.hap1, whole genome shotgun sequence genomic window:
- the DKK4 gene encoding dickkopf-related protein 4 has protein sequence MVAVLLLGLSCVCSPLVALVLDYNSIKSSAEVQGTRKSSQCITDQDCNASKFCLKPEDEVPFCATCRGLRRRCKRNAMCCPGTICLNDVCSQTEEVTPTEGRRTDEQDGSDSKGTTQHQIQENNSKKGLVKSPSNKGQEGESCLRTSDCAFGLCCARHFWTKICKPVLREGLVCSRRGHKDVAQGPEIFQRCDCGPGLSCRPPLTGLPQRSRLNICQRS, from the exons ATGGTGGCAGTCTTGCTGCTGGGGCTCAGCTGCGTCTGTTCCCCATTGGTAGCCCTGGTCCTAGACTACAACAGCATCAAGAGTTCAGCTGAAGTGCAGGGCACCAGAAAG AGTTCACAGTGCATAACAGACCAGGACTGTAATGCTAGCAAATTCTGCCTCAAGCCTGAAGATGAAGTGCCCTTCTGTGCTACCTGTCGTGGGTTACGAAGAAGATGCAAGCGTAATGCTATGTGCTGCCCAGGGACTATTTGTCTAAATG ATGTTTGCAGCCAGACTGAAGAAGTTACCCCAACAGAAGGAAGAAGGACTGATGAACAGGATGGTTCTGATTCAAAAGGGACAACTCAACACCAGATCCAAGAAAACAACTCTAAAAAAGGACTTGTCAAATCTCCCAGCAATAAAG GTCAAGAGGGAGAAAGCTGCCTTCGCACATCAGATTGTGCCTTTGGGCTTTGCTGCGCTCGCCATTTCTGGACCAAAATCTGTAAGCCAGTTCTCCGTGAAGGACTGGTCTGTTCCCGCCGGGGACACAAAGATGTTGCTCAAGGTCCAGAAATTTTCCAACGCTGTGATTGTGGCCCTGGTTTGTCTTGCCGACCACCGCTCACTGGGCTGCCACAACGATCTCGCTTAAACATCTGCCAAAGAAGCTAA